From the Pseudomonadota bacterium genome, the window CCTCCATGCTGGGTATATATTCAAATCCAACAATAAGTCGTTAAGCTTTCCCCAATAAACACAATTTCTAACTTCTTGATTTTTTAGTAAAGTGCCACCAGTGTTAAGACGCTCAAAAATATGATATACGCTTGTATCATCATTTGGATTAAGTTGTTTAATAACAATTGCCCTTAAAACCGAGTTCTTTAGCTTCCTCTTATCTGCATCAGTAAAATCCGTAAATGCTTTATTTAACCACTTACTATTTTCATTAATCCCTTCCAGCTTGAAAACTTTTCTTTTTCCTAATTTGTCTTCTTCTCCAAATAACCCTTCAAAGAAGAAAAAAATGCTTTTAAGCCTTTGCTGACCATCAATAACCAACGACTTCTGCTCAGAATCTGTATAAACAAAAATCTGAGGGACTGGAAGACCTAACATAAAGGATTCTATTAGCCTTGACGCCTGTGATATTTTCCAAACAAAACCTCTCTGGAATTTTGGGATAACAATATCCCCAGATATTGATTTTTGATGAAGGACTTCAAGGGTATAATCTGCGGGATAAGTAGCTATTTCAAATTCAATGGGCGTACTCTCTAAATCTTCTATTTCGCTTTCGACAGGCTCCATCTGGATATCTTCTGGATTGTATTCAATTTCATTGTTCATATTATTTTATCCTCCTAATTGTTCAATTTTCTTTCTATAATATTTCTTACACAGATTCCCCCAGAGATGAGTTTCGGAAGCAGTAAGTCAATAATATGAGATAGTTTAATATTTTCCCCCAAGTTATAAAACATTTGTCTATAAAACGGAAAAGTGATTTCTGTAAACATATTGATGACTCTTTTATCAGGAAGCACGATCTCTATATCCTCTATATCAGCATTACTTATGTTTCCTTGTGCACTGCTTGCTGATGAAATACCTTTCATATAAGACTGGATATAATCTTGTTTTAGTAATAAGTAACAGAAAAAGGTATTATTCGAAACAACTTTCCCTACTCTTTGATTTAATAGCATTTTATAATTTATCTTTGGAATCATCCCAACCTTCCCTAGCTCTGCACCAGTCATTGCCATCAATACTTCTCCTGAGGATAAATTGAATTTAATATCAATTTTTTTAAAAATATTTTCGCTTACATAGTCTCCTTCAAAAATATCTACAACAGAATTTTGGATATTCTTTATTTTTATTACCTTAATACCTTCATTCACAAAATCCTGACTTTTAAAAGCGTAGCCGGGTTGAATCTTTCCTATATCCCCTAACTTTCTAATACTCCACTCTATTGGTATCTCCCCCAACTCCGAATTTTCAAAGGAATCGGGGAATAGGTCGCCTGCCTGCCGCGACGCTTTGCTTGGCGGCGCAGGCAGGGAGATTTCTTTGGGGAGGCCGGGGTCACCTGTCTGCGTGCGTGCGCATTGCTTCTCACGCACAGGCAGGAAGTCAATGAACCAGCTCTTGAACAACGCCTGTGCCATAGCCTCCAGCGTTTCATTCATCCGCCGGTTCAGTTCAATCTTGTCATCCAGCGTTCCGAGGATATTGGCAATGGTTCGTTGCTCGGAGATGTCTGGAACCCTAATTTTTCTTGCATGAGCAGCTTCACGGTTTAAACCGGGTACTGCACTGTCTTCGTTCATATATTCGAGGCCAAGAGACTTAAGTATATAATACTTAAAACGTAGTAAAGCCGGATCCTTGTCTGTTACATAAAACGTTGTGTCTATTGGCCAGCATGGGACCGGGCTGAAGTGCACTGCTCCGACAGTTCCTTTTCTTCCCACGACTATCGTGGGTCCATCTGTAAGCGAAGTGTCGTGGTATCCAACAACACCATTTGATCCGTAAACAGGAACACGCCCGTATGGATTGCGCAATCCCTCAGG encodes:
- a CDS encoding restriction endonuclease subunit S; translation: MGDALKTVGSFVPFTYGKSLPEGLRNPYGRVPVYGSNGVVGYHDTSLTDGPTIVVGRKGTVGAVHFSPVPCWPIDTTFYVTDKDPALLRFKYYILKSLGLEYMNEDSAVPGLNREAAHARKIRVPDISEQRTIANILGTLDDKIELNRRMNETLEAMAQALFKSWFIDFLPVREKQCARTQTGDPGLPKEISLPAPPSKASRQAGDLFPDSFENSELGEIPIEWSIRKLGDIGKIQPGYAFKSQDFVNEGIKVIKIKNIQNSVVDIFEGDYVSENIFKKIDIKFNLSSGEVLMAMTGAELGKVGMIPKINYKMLLNQRVGKVVSNNTFFCYLLLKQDYIQSYMKGISSASSAQGNISNADIEDIEIVLPDKRVINMFTEITFPFYRQMFYNLGENIKLSHIIDLLLPKLISGGICVRNIIERKLNN
- a CDS encoding DUF262 domain-containing protein is translated as MNNEIEYNPEDIQMEPVESEIEDLESTPIEFEIATYPADYTLEVLHQKSISGDIVIPKFQRGFVWKISQASRLIESFMLGLPVPQIFVYTDSEQKSLVIDGQQRLKSIFFFFEGLFGEEDKLGKRKVFKLEGINENSKWLNKAFTDFTDADKRKLKNSVLRAIVIKQLNPNDDTSVYHIFERLNTGGTLLKNQEVRNCVYWGKLNDLLLDLNIYPAWRKLLVLRPINNMSIMPPVVSPYMSMQKGVLDAHYSV